The proteins below come from a single Streptomyces sp. B3I8 genomic window:
- a CDS encoding lycopene cyclase family protein codes for MSDDADVVIVGAGAAGLSLALLLSAPSAAPARPSVTLLDAPPGPLRPPPRTWCYWERGPGPYDSAVTAAWQRLRVHGPAGRATVGEIAPLRYKMLRSDAFEAFADRRLAERPAVRRREVVVETVRGVPGGAEVLGTDAGGSPLAVRARWVFDSRPLGSLPAARTTLLQHFRGWFVRTARPVFDPGVVELMDFRVPRPAHGLAFGYVLPTGPHEALVEYTEFSRAVLSLEAYEAALRAYTGDVLRLGPLEVVATESGVIPMTDAPFARAAGESVFRIGAAGGATRPSTGYTFAAVQRQNRAIAAAVRAGRRPLPPPAHSARSRAMDAVLLRALDTGRVDGAEFFSRLFERVPAARLLRFLDGGTGLYEDLAVGLHAPVGPMLRSAAELRRLPRRPFPAT; via the coding sequence GTGAGCGACGACGCGGACGTGGTGATCGTGGGGGCGGGAGCCGCCGGGCTCTCGCTCGCCCTCCTGCTCTCCGCCCCGTCCGCCGCACCGGCCCGCCCCTCCGTGACGCTGCTCGACGCGCCCCCCGGCCCGCTGCGCCCCCCGCCGCGCACCTGGTGCTACTGGGAGCGCGGTCCGGGCCCGTACGACAGCGCGGTCACCGCCGCCTGGCAGCGGCTGCGGGTGCACGGTCCGGCAGGGAGGGCGACCGTCGGCGAGATCGCCCCGCTGCGCTACAAGATGCTGCGGTCGGACGCGTTCGAGGCGTTCGCGGACCGACGGCTCGCCGAACGGCCCGCGGTCCGGCGCCGGGAGGTGGTGGTGGAGACCGTGCGGGGTGTGCCCGGCGGTGCGGAGGTCCTCGGCACCGACGCGGGAGGCTCCCCCCTCGCCGTCCGTGCCCGCTGGGTGTTCGACTCGCGGCCGCTGGGCAGCCTGCCGGCCGCCCGGACCACGCTGCTGCAGCACTTCCGCGGCTGGTTCGTCCGGACCGCCCGGCCCGTGTTCGACCCCGGGGTGGTGGAGCTGATGGACTTCCGCGTCCCCCGTCCGGCGCACGGACTGGCGTTCGGCTACGTGCTGCCGACCGGGCCGCACGAGGCCCTGGTGGAGTACACCGAGTTCTCCCGCGCCGTGCTGTCCCTGGAGGCCTACGAGGCGGCGTTGCGCGCGTACACCGGGGACGTGCTGCGGCTCGGGCCGCTGGAGGTGGTGGCGACGGAGTCCGGGGTCATCCCGATGACCGACGCGCCCTTCGCCCGCGCCGCCGGCGAGTCCGTCTTCCGCATCGGCGCCGCCGGCGGCGCCACCCGCCCGTCGACGGGATACACGTTCGCGGCCGTGCAGCGGCAGAACCGCGCGATCGCCGCCGCCGTCCGCGCGGGCCGCCGTCCGCTGCCGCCGCCGGCGCACTCCGCCCGGTCGCGGGCGATGGACGCCGTACTGCTGCGGGCGCTGGACACCGGCCGGGTGGACGGCGCGGAGTTCTTCAGCCGCCTGTTCGAGCGGGTGCCGGCCGCGCGGCTGCTGCGCTTCCTCGACGGCGGCACCGGCCTGTACGAGGATCTCGCCGTCGGCCTGCACGCCCCGGTCGGCCCGATGCTGCGCTCGGCGGCCGAGCTGCGCCGCCTGCCCCGGCGCCCCTTCCCCGCCACCTGA
- a CDS encoding class I SAM-dependent methyltransferase — translation MTLLRDEALAGAFDRAAPRYDTLVALNPGYHAHLRRSVRRLGLPEGGAGTRVLDVGCGTGASTAALRAVLPRAEVTAVDASAGMLARAAVKPWATPVTFVHASAERLAEEGVRGPFDAVFAAYLLRNVADPDAVLAGLRGLLAPGGRLAVHEYALGGRRSDRLVWDVVCRGFVTPLGRACGDGTLYRHLWRSVVDFDTAGAFGQRLARAGFAEVRVLPLPGWQTGITHTFVGRVPA, via the coding sequence ATGACCCTGCTGCGCGACGAGGCGCTGGCCGGCGCGTTCGACCGGGCCGCGCCCCGGTACGACACGCTGGTCGCCCTCAACCCGGGCTACCACGCCCACCTGCGGCGTTCCGTCCGCCGCCTCGGTCTGCCCGAGGGCGGTGCCGGGACGCGGGTCCTCGACGTCGGCTGCGGCACGGGCGCGTCGACGGCGGCGCTGCGGGCCGTGCTGCCGCGGGCGGAGGTCACCGCGGTGGACGCGTCGGCGGGCATGCTGGCGCGCGCGGCCGTCAAGCCGTGGGCCACGCCCGTCACGTTCGTCCACGCGTCCGCCGAACGGCTGGCCGAGGAGGGGGTGCGCGGGCCGTTCGACGCGGTGTTCGCGGCGTACCTGCTGCGCAATGTGGCCGACCCGGACGCCGTACTCGCCGGTCTGCGCGGGCTGCTGGCGCCGGGCGGGCGGCTCGCGGTGCACGAGTACGCGCTGGGCGGCCGACGATCGGACCGGCTGGTCTGGGACGTCGTGTGCCGGGGATTCGTCACCCCGCTCGGCCGCGCGTGCGGCGACGGCACCCTCTACCGCCATCTGTGGCGCAGCGTCGTCGACTTCGACACGGCGGGCGCCTTCGGGCAGCGGCTCGCGCGGGCGGGGTTCGCGGAGGTGCGGGTGCTGCCGCTGCCGGGCTGGCAGACGGGCATCACGCACACCTTCGTCGGCCGGGTGCCCGCGTGA
- a CDS encoding NAD(P)/FAD-dependent oxidoreductase: MRPPAGAVSPGRGRDRRAVRLDPAPGRPRVTGEAPSVAVVGGGIAGLAAATGLAERGVRVTLYEREPVLGGRLAGRPVTLADGSRVTMSRGFHAFFRQYYNLRALLRRTDPDLDLLTGLPDYPLVHADGLRDSFRHVPRTPPWSALGFAALSPAFRGLDLLRMRPRAALPLLDVRVPEVYERLDGVSARDFLASIRFPPAAHHLAFEVFSRSFFADPGELSAAEMVLMFHIYFLGSGEGLLFDVPREPFPTALWDPLAGHLTGLGVDIRTGTAVEGVDPAADGGCVLRVSGAPATRYDALVLALDTGGLKAVVDGSPRLATGEWRAAIARLRTAPPFLVSRLWLDRPVAPDRPGFLGTGGFGSLDNVSVLERWEGEAARWAARTRGSVVELHAYALDGRTAGQAADRSGRLDGSGREDEQRRLVEQLHRVYPETRDARVVDARHEWRADCPLFAVGTHSGRPTVRTPDPAVVVAGDLVRTRLPVALMERAATTGFLAAGTLLERWGVRGPTLWTVPRQGRTALLRGLARLGDV; encoded by the coding sequence GTGAGGCCCCCGGCGGGCGCCGTCTCCCCCGGTCGCGGCCGGGACCGCCGGGCGGTCCGCCTGGACCCGGCGCCGGGCCGCCCCCGCGTCACCGGCGAGGCCCCGTCGGTCGCGGTGGTCGGCGGCGGCATCGCGGGGCTGGCGGCGGCGACCGGGCTGGCCGAACGGGGCGTGCGCGTCACGCTGTACGAGCGCGAGCCGGTGCTCGGCGGCCGGCTGGCGGGCCGGCCGGTGACGCTGGCGGACGGCAGCCGGGTCACGATGAGCCGAGGCTTCCACGCGTTCTTCCGTCAGTACTACAACCTGCGTGCCCTGTTGCGCCGGACGGACCCGGACCTGGACCTGCTCACCGGCCTCCCCGACTACCCTCTCGTGCACGCCGACGGCCTGCGCGACAGCTTCCGGCACGTGCCGCGCACACCGCCGTGGAGCGCGCTGGGCTTCGCCGCGCTCAGCCCCGCCTTCCGCGGCCTCGACCTGCTGCGGATGCGGCCGCGGGCGGCACTGCCCCTGCTGGACGTGCGCGTACCGGAGGTGTACGAGCGGCTGGACGGGGTCAGCGCCCGCGACTTCCTCGCCTCGATCCGTTTCCCGCCGGCCGCGCACCACCTGGCCTTCGAGGTGTTCTCGCGCAGCTTCTTCGCCGACCCGGGCGAGTTGTCGGCGGCCGAGATGGTGCTGATGTTCCACATCTACTTCCTCGGCTCCGGCGAGGGCCTCCTCTTCGACGTCCCCCGCGAGCCGTTCCCCACGGCCCTGTGGGATCCGCTGGCCGGCCACCTGACCGGCCTCGGCGTGGACATCCGTACGGGGACGGCGGTGGAGGGCGTGGACCCGGCGGCGGACGGCGGGTGCGTGCTGCGCGTGTCCGGTGCTCCCGCGACGCGGTACGACGCGCTCGTGCTCGCGCTGGACACGGGCGGGCTGAAGGCCGTGGTCGACGGGTCGCCGCGGCTGGCCACCGGGGAATGGCGGGCCGCGATCGCCCGGCTGCGGACCGCGCCGCCGTTCCTGGTCAGCCGGCTGTGGCTGGACCGGCCGGTGGCGCCCGACCGGCCGGGATTCCTCGGCACCGGCGGGTTCGGGTCGCTGGACAACGTCAGCGTGCTGGAACGGTGGGAGGGCGAGGCGGCCCGCTGGGCGGCGCGCACCCGCGGCTCGGTCGTCGAACTGCACGCGTACGCGCTGGACGGGCGGACCGCCGGGCAGGCCGCCGACCGGTCCGGCCGGTTGGACGGGTCCGGCCGGGAGGACGAACAGCGGCGGCTGGTCGAGCAGTTGCACCGGGTGTACCCCGAGACGCGGGACGCCCGGGTGGTCGACGCCCGCCACGAGTGGCGGGCGGACTGCCCGCTGTTCGCCGTCGGCACCCACTCCGGCCGGCCCACCGTGCGCACCCCCGACCCGGCGGTGGTGGTCGCCGGGGACCTGGTGCGCACTCGGCTGCCGGTCGCCCTGATGGAGCGCGCCGCGACCACCGGCTTCCTCGCCGCGGGCACGCTCCTGGAACGGTGGGGCGTGCGCGGGCCGACGCTGTGGACGGTGCCGCGGCAGGGCCGCACGGCGCTGCTGCGCGGACTCGCCCGGCTGGGGGACGTCTGA
- a CDS encoding acyltransferase family protein gives MPDTPQATHRAAPQAPEPSPPVPTPTASQPSPPPRPPAGRTAPGAPPSRTPAGPRGRDPFFDNAKYLTIVLVACGHAWEPLTYGSRAVHAVYLAVYAFHMPAFAMISGYFSRSFDMAPGRLKRLVTGVVVPYLVFETAYTLFYRWAQDDPGYPLSLLDPWYVMWFLVALFIWRLTTPLWLMLRHPLPVALGLAMLAACSPDLGGDLSIQRVLGFLPYFVLGLTLRPSHFERLRTRRARLLALPVAATVLAAAYWAAPSFDAGWLYHRGSVTGQGAPAWAGLLSTPALFLLAVVLTACFLAWVPRRHRWFTTLGAGTMYGYLLHGFLIKSSRFWGWYDHPWLHTPAGELAVTALAVGMITALCAAPVRAVFRYVVEPRMNWAFVPRPAATGPDRDRPEKPAVPDPSRAPR, from the coding sequence GTGCCCGACACCCCTCAGGCCACCCACCGGGCCGCCCCCCAGGCCCCCGAGCCGTCCCCACCCGTACCCACCCCGACCGCCTCACAACCCTCACCCCCGCCCCGGCCCCCTGCCGGGAGGACCGCCCCCGGTGCTCCCCCCTCCCGCACCCCGGCGGGACCCCGCGGCCGCGACCCCTTCTTCGACAACGCGAAGTACCTCACGATCGTGCTGGTCGCCTGTGGTCACGCCTGGGAACCCCTCACCTACGGCAGCCGCGCCGTCCACGCCGTGTACCTCGCCGTCTACGCCTTCCACATGCCCGCCTTCGCCATGATCTCCGGCTACTTCTCGCGGAGCTTCGACATGGCACCCGGCCGCCTCAAGCGGCTGGTCACCGGCGTGGTCGTGCCGTACCTGGTCTTCGAGACGGCGTACACGCTCTTCTACCGGTGGGCCCAGGACGACCCGGGCTACCCGCTGAGCCTGCTGGACCCCTGGTACGTGATGTGGTTCCTGGTCGCGCTGTTCATCTGGCGGCTGACCACCCCCCTGTGGCTGATGCTGCGCCACCCGCTCCCCGTCGCCCTCGGTCTGGCGATGCTCGCCGCCTGCTCGCCCGACCTCGGCGGCGACCTGTCGATACAGCGCGTCCTGGGCTTCCTGCCGTACTTCGTGCTCGGCCTGACCCTGCGTCCGTCGCACTTCGAGCGTCTGCGCACCCGCCGGGCACGGCTTCTGGCGCTGCCCGTGGCGGCGACCGTACTGGCGGCGGCGTACTGGGCGGCCCCGTCGTTCGACGCGGGCTGGCTGTACCACCGGGGTTCGGTCACCGGCCAGGGCGCCCCCGCGTGGGCGGGGCTGCTGAGCACGCCCGCGCTGTTCCTGCTCGCGGTGGTGCTGACGGCGTGCTTCCTCGCCTGGGTGCCGCGCCGCCACCGGTGGTTCACCACCCTGGGCGCGGGGACGATGTACGGCTATCTGCTGCACGGCTTCCTGATCAAGTCGTCGCGCTTCTGGGGCTGGTACGACCACCCCTGGCTGCACACCCCCGCCGGTGAGCTGGCGGTCACCGCGCTCGCCGTCGGCATGATCACCGCGTTGTGCGCGGCACCGGTGCGGGCGGTCTTCCGGTACGTCGTCGAGCCCCGGATGAACTGGGCGTTCGTCCCCCGCCCGGCGGCCACCGGGCCGGACCGGGACCGCCCGGAGAAGCCCGCCGTGCCGGACCCGTCCCGCGCGCCCCGCTGA
- a CDS encoding alpha/beta hydrolase, protein MLPMFGCRPAAAAVTATALALLVPGGAPAAAPEAGPAATHATTPRATAPDLSRFYRQRVVWSACEGAGMPADLQCGKVTVPLDYAHPAGGTLDLALARYRASGPSRGSVLLNFGGPGGPGVPQLALGGKDFMGLTDGYDVVTFDPRGVGRSSPVSCGEGTDRMLAATEDGAVERNPRAALETLRAAAAQCVAHSGPVLRHIGTVNAARDLDVMRQALGDDRLDYLGFSYGTRLGAVYAAQFPKKVGRMVFDGVDTLTESPDEQGVVSAAGQQRALEDFLARCAEDIACPFGQDARAAREQMVRLVRSLDEEPLPTDFGGTFTGQDLVAAVGQGLYSEQFWPALEQALADLIQSGDAGRLTGFTGGGTVVPPRDDRPAATAPGSAVPTTGPIAVEPPGPGPGRVPGYADLTGSGPAHEDGPRTGPSPAAGASRADGGLVDPEDVPVDNLPAALMAVNCADDPDRRTAAQVVGDLGRLRARYEEASPVFGRYRLSEVLMCYGRPRGTDFVREKVRDVPAPKMLLVGTRGDPATPYRWTVETAKRLGPSAVVLDNRGEGHTGYATSPCVHRKVDAFLLYGTTPPDGSSCGPEREG, encoded by the coding sequence ATGCTGCCGATGTTCGGATGCCGGCCGGCCGCCGCGGCGGTCACGGCGACGGCGCTCGCGCTGCTGGTCCCGGGCGGCGCCCCGGCGGCGGCCCCGGAAGCCGGACCCGCCGCGACGCACGCCACCACTCCCCGCGCCACCGCCCCCGACCTGTCGCGCTTCTACCGGCAGCGCGTCGTCTGGTCCGCGTGCGAGGGCGCCGGCATGCCCGCCGACCTGCAGTGCGGCAAGGTCACCGTGCCGCTCGACTACGCCCACCCCGCCGGCGGCACGCTGGACCTGGCGCTGGCCCGCTACCGTGCGTCCGGCCCGTCCCGGGGCTCGGTGCTGCTGAACTTCGGCGGTCCCGGCGGCCCGGGCGTCCCCCAGTTGGCCCTGGGCGGCAAGGACTTCATGGGCCTGACCGACGGCTACGACGTGGTCACCTTCGACCCGCGCGGCGTCGGCCGCTCCTCCCCCGTGAGCTGCGGCGAGGGCACCGACCGGATGCTGGCGGCGACCGAGGACGGCGCCGTCGAGCGGAACCCCCGGGCCGCGCTGGAGACGTTGCGGGCGGCGGCGGCCCAGTGCGTCGCGCACTCCGGTCCGGTGCTGCGGCACATCGGCACGGTGAACGCCGCCCGCGACCTGGACGTCATGCGCCAGGCGCTGGGCGACGACCGGCTCGACTACCTGGGCTTCTCCTACGGCACCCGGCTCGGAGCGGTGTACGCGGCACAGTTCCCGAAGAAGGTCGGGCGGATGGTGTTCGACGGTGTCGACACCCTCACGGAATCACCGGACGAGCAGGGCGTGGTCAGCGCGGCGGGGCAGCAGCGAGCACTGGAGGACTTCCTCGCCCGGTGCGCCGAGGACATCGCCTGCCCGTTCGGACAGGACGCCCGCGCGGCCCGGGAGCAGATGGTACGGCTGGTGCGGTCGCTGGACGAGGAACCGCTGCCGACCGACTTCGGCGGCACGTTCACCGGGCAGGACCTGGTGGCCGCCGTCGGACAGGGCCTCTACAGCGAGCAGTTCTGGCCGGCGCTCGAGCAGGCGCTCGCCGACCTGATCCAGAGCGGCGACGCCGGCCGGCTCACCGGCTTCACCGGCGGAGGCACGGTCGTCCCGCCCCGGGACGACCGGCCCGCCGCCACCGCGCCGGGTTCCGCCGTACCCACCACCGGCCCCATCGCCGTCGAACCGCCCGGCCCCGGCCCCGGCCGAGTGCCCGGGTACGCGGACCTGACCGGTTCCGGCCCGGCGCACGAGGACGGCCCTCGGACCGGCCCCTCCCCCGCCGCCGGGGCCTCCCGGGCCGACGGCGGGCTCGTCGATCCCGAGGACGTGCCCGTCGACAACCTTCCGGCCGCGCTCATGGCCGTCAACTGCGCCGACGACCCCGACCGGCGCACCGCCGCCCAGGTGGTCGGCGACCTCGGCCGACTGCGTGCCCGGTACGAGGAGGCCTCGCCGGTCTTCGGCCGCTACCGTCTGTCCGAGGTGCTGATGTGCTACGGCCGTCCCCGGGGCACCGACTTCGTGCGCGAGAAGGTGCGCGACGTGCCCGCGCCGAAGATGCTGCTGGTCGGCACCCGCGGCGACCCGGCGACCCCGTACCGCTGGACGGTGGAGACCGCGAAGCGGCTCGGCCCCTCCGCCGTGGTGCTCGACAACAGAGGCGAGGGGCACACCGGTTACGCCACCTCGCCGTGTGTCCACCGCAAGGTCGACGCCTTCCTGCTCTACGGCACCACACCGCCGGACGGCAGTTCGTGCGGACCGGAGCGAGAAGGCTGA
- a CDS encoding Gfo/Idh/MocA family protein → MSGLLGVAVLGAGHMGADHIRRLDRVTSGARVVAVADPDTARAEAAVAGIDGASAHAEVAAALDAPGVGAVLIASPGPAHEAALHEAFARDLPVLCEKPLVPDAEGALRVVEAEARHGRRLVQVGFMRRYDAEYLRLKALLDEGRLGRPLMLHCVHRNVSSPPGFTSAMLVDSSVSHEIDAARWLLGQEPTAVTVLRPGSTGRAPKGLVDPQFVVMETDGGVLVDVEIFVNTGFGYQVRCEAVCEGGSARIGEEHGMTVTAPEREFRGVPQDYLVRFADAYDRELRAWVDACRAGRVTGPSAWDGYASSATAEAGVRSLRTGTRTPVNLAPRPALYA, encoded by the coding sequence GTGAGCGGACTGCTGGGTGTCGCGGTACTGGGTGCGGGTCACATGGGGGCCGACCACATCCGTCGTCTCGACCGGGTGACGAGCGGCGCCCGGGTGGTGGCGGTCGCCGACCCGGACACCGCGCGGGCCGAGGCGGCGGTGGCCGGCATCGACGGTGCGTCGGCGCACGCCGAGGTCGCCGCGGCACTGGACGCGCCGGGGGTCGGGGCGGTGCTGATCGCCTCGCCGGGCCCCGCCCACGAGGCGGCGCTGCACGAGGCGTTCGCCCGTGATCTGCCCGTGCTGTGCGAGAAGCCGCTGGTGCCCGACGCGGAGGGGGCGCTGCGGGTGGTCGAGGCGGAGGCGCGGCACGGCCGGCGGCTGGTCCAGGTCGGGTTCATGCGCCGCTACGACGCGGAGTACCTGCGGCTGAAGGCCCTCCTCGACGAGGGCCGGCTGGGCCGCCCGCTGATGCTGCACTGCGTCCACCGCAACGTCTCCTCGCCGCCCGGGTTCACCTCGGCGATGCTGGTCGACAGCTCGGTGTCGCACGAGATCGACGCGGCCCGCTGGCTCCTCGGCCAGGAGCCCACCGCGGTGACCGTACTGCGGCCCGGCAGCACGGGCCGGGCCCCGAAGGGGCTCGTCGACCCGCAGTTCGTGGTGATGGAGACCGACGGCGGCGTGCTGGTCGACGTGGAGATCTTCGTCAACACCGGGTTCGGCTACCAGGTGCGGTGCGAGGCGGTCTGCGAGGGCGGCAGCGCGCGCATCGGCGAGGAGCACGGCATGACGGTGACGGCACCGGAACGGGAGTTCCGGGGGGTGCCCCAGGACTACCTCGTACGGTTCGCGGACGCCTACGACCGCGAACTGCGGGCCTGGGTCGACGCGTGCCGGGCCGGCCGGGTGACCGGCCCGAGCGCCTGGGACGGCTACGCGTCCTCGGCGACGGCCGAGGCGGGTGTCCGCTCCCTGCGCACCGGCACCCGCACGCCGGTGAACCTGGCCCCGCGCCCGGCGTTGTACGCGTGA
- a CDS encoding PP2C family protein-serine/threonine phosphatase encodes MPSPPPADRSAAQPPPRGAVDALISRTRRLRGDMDAVRREAPSDGADPEARWQRALCDLALRQLADVDAHLAQLRDGPPPLPTDRAPAAGPRAPARPSSGGPLLGRVGSAEWDLLTDRAAWSDELYRILGRDPAAPALTLDELPSLVHEDDRARLTTTVTDCLIDARPIDGEFRVLRPDGAERTVHMMGEPVLDADGSTVSMWAVFRDVSEVRRQRRTVRESRDSLHRRRRLAQTEHRVAVELREAVLPPWRGPLRLPRKGPGALDLAARCLPSSAGAPVGGGWYDALELPDGETLLSVGELTGHGVTATSGAAMLLGAVRGMAVTGAPPGELLGRLNQLLDASLAQPALGGALCCRYRPATRTLSWARAGHPAPLLFRDGTGRALEAPDGVLLGATSGASYGAAEEPLRPGDLLLLHTGGLVPRQPGPRGTRRLLGLAERFGAARDAQSCVRAVVEEFGGTERQDDACVLVARVVG; translated from the coding sequence ATGCCGTCCCCTCCGCCCGCGGACCGCTCCGCCGCGCAGCCGCCCCCGCGCGGTGCGGTCGACGCGCTGATCTCGCGGACCCGGCGGCTGCGCGGCGACATGGACGCCGTACGGCGCGAGGCGCCCTCGGACGGCGCCGATCCGGAGGCCCGCTGGCAGCGTGCCCTGTGCGATCTGGCCTTGCGGCAACTCGCGGACGTGGACGCGCACCTGGCGCAGTTGCGGGACGGTCCCCCGCCCCTTCCCACCGACCGCGCCCCGGCGGCCGGCCCGCGGGCACCGGCGCGGCCGTCCTCCGGCGGGCCCCTGCTCGGCCGGGTCGGCTCCGCCGAGTGGGACCTGCTGACCGACCGGGCCGCGTGGTCCGACGAGCTGTACCGGATCCTCGGCCGCGACCCCGCGGCCCCCGCCCTCACCCTCGACGAACTCCCCTCCCTCGTGCACGAGGACGACCGCGCGCGGCTGACCACGACGGTCACGGACTGTCTCATCGACGCCCGGCCCATCGACGGGGAGTTCCGCGTCCTGCGCCCGGACGGCGCGGAGCGCACCGTGCACATGATGGGCGAACCCGTGCTCGACGCCGACGGCTCCACCGTCTCGATGTGGGCGGTGTTCCGGGACGTCAGCGAAGTGCGCCGACAGCGGAGGACCGTGCGCGAGAGCCGCGACTCGCTGCACCGGCGCCGCCGGCTCGCGCAGACCGAGCACCGGGTCGCGGTCGAGTTGCGGGAGGCCGTGCTGCCGCCGTGGCGCGGTCCCCTGCGGCTCCCGCGCAAGGGCCCCGGCGCCCTGGACCTGGCCGCCCGCTGTCTGCCGTCGTCCGCCGGGGCGCCGGTCGGCGGCGGCTGGTACGACGCGCTGGAACTCCCGGACGGGGAGACGCTGTTGAGCGTCGGGGAGCTGACCGGGCACGGTGTCACCGCGACCTCAGGGGCGGCGATGCTGCTGGGCGCCGTCCGCGGCATGGCCGTGACCGGCGCCCCGCCGGGCGAACTGTTGGGCCGGCTCAACCAGTTGCTCGACGCCTCACTCGCGCAGCCCGCACTGGGCGGGGCGCTGTGCTGCCGGTACCGGCCCGCCACGCGCACCCTGAGCTGGGCGCGCGCGGGACACCCCGCCCCGCTGCTGTTCCGCGACGGGACGGGGCGTGCGCTGGAGGCACCGGACGGCGTCCTGCTCGGGGCGACCTCCGGTGCCTCCTACGGCGCGGCCGAGGAACCGCTGCGCCCGGGCGACCTGCTGCTCCTGCACACCGGCGGTCTGGTCCCCCGGCAGCCCGGCCCGCGGGGCACCCGCCGGCTGCTCGGGCTGGCCGAGCGGTTCGGCGCGGCCCGGGACGCGCAGAGTTGCGTACGGGCCGTCGTCGAGGAGTTCGGCGGGACCGAGCGGCAGGACGACGCCTGCGTCCTGGTGGCCAGGGTCGTCGGCTGA
- a CDS encoding aminoglycoside phosphotransferase family protein, whose product MYAASSSVSAPSPSLRTRRPGVGGPYLDPARPQTPALGRSRRVPGAAGAPIGGRLDLSGPQGAQLRTAIASVHRICPEFTPVQVLRRSGRSVLLVGTTGRNTAVAKCLLDHSPMWSERTRHEIAAYRAFVRHRPPVRVPRLIAADPENCTLVIERMPGRVAALHRHPVQAPPRADVRAALGAICRLNAWRPPAGTFDAPLDYAERISRFHDLGLLTDRDMGDLQKLLHGIAHAAGRQGMGQFCHGDALLSNVLLSPAGPVLVDWEHAGWYLPGYDLATLWTVLGDAPMARRQISGIAQSAGPASRDAFLVNLMLVLTREIRTYETAVQRSMHDSAPTAPGATPSGEEQRLLLRRLHDDCQLARRAVRAAVGTR is encoded by the coding sequence ATGTACGCAGCATCGTCCTCCGTGTCCGCCCCGTCCCCGTCGCTGCGCACCCGCCGGCCGGGAGTGGGCGGCCCCTACCTCGACCCCGCACGTCCCCAGACCCCGGCGCTCGGACGGTCCCGGCGCGTGCCCGGCGCGGCCGGCGCGCCGATCGGCGGAAGGCTCGACCTGTCCGGCCCCCAGGGTGCGCAGCTGCGCACGGCGATCGCCTCGGTGCACCGCATCTGCCCGGAGTTCACCCCGGTGCAGGTGCTGCGCCGCAGCGGCCGCTCGGTCCTGCTGGTGGGGACGACGGGCCGCAACACGGCCGTGGCCAAGTGTTTACTGGACCATTCGCCGATGTGGTCCGAGCGGACCCGGCACGAAATAGCTGCCTACCGCGCGTTCGTCCGGCACCGGCCGCCCGTGCGGGTGCCCCGGCTGATCGCGGCGGACCCGGAGAACTGCACGCTGGTGATCGAGCGGATGCCCGGCCGGGTCGCCGCGCTGCACCGGCACCCGGTGCAGGCCCCGCCGCGCGCGGACGTGCGGGCGGCGCTCGGCGCGATCTGCCGGCTCAACGCGTGGCGGCCGCCGGCGGGCACGTTCGACGCCCCGTTGGACTACGCGGAGCGCATCTCCCGCTTCCACGACCTCGGGCTCCTCACCGACCGGGACATGGGCGACCTGCAGAAGCTGCTGCACGGCATCGCGCACGCGGCGGGGCGCCAGGGCATGGGCCAGTTCTGTCACGGCGACGCGCTGCTGTCGAACGTCCTGCTCTCCCCCGCGGGTCCGGTCCTGGTGGACTGGGAGCACGCGGGTTGGTACCTGCCGGGGTATGACCTGGCGACGCTGTGGACCGTGCTCGGGGACGCCCCGATGGCGCGACGGCAGATCAGCGGCATCGCGCAGTCGGCGGGCCCGGCCTCGCGGGACGCGTTCCTGGTCAACCTGATGCTTGTGCTGACCCGGGAGATCCGTACGTACGAGACGGCCGTGCAGCGTTCGATGCACGACAGCGCCCCGACGGCCCCGGGCGCCACGCCGTCCGGCGAGGAGCAGCGCCTGCTGCTCCGCCGTCTTCACGACGACTGCCAGCTGGCCCGCCGCGCGGTCCGCGCGGCGGTCGGCACCCGCTGA